In one Culex quinquefasciatus strain JHB chromosome 2, VPISU_Cqui_1.0_pri_paternal, whole genome shotgun sequence genomic region, the following are encoded:
- the LOC6032140 gene encoding probable serine hydrolase, which translates to MAQTFREVHIPVPFGEIRGKWYGPTNVRPILFIHGFNDNSGSFDRVIPLLPTAGSYLAIDLPGHGLSSWMPSGTVYRLNDAAICIRRIMKIYGWSKVSLVGHSLGAMMCYIFIGLYPDKVDLFVALDALQASFPEGLYARLASHFDRSIEYDDAKGKKPTGLTYDKMLSKARYPAGSTIPIELCHHILDRNIRESSVLPGTFHYTIDSRTKHPDLSGWSRETNLETARATKCPVLVIKATDSLYYGDDEEFKRLLDEMGKNNPLTRLVAIGGHHYVHLVDAESVANVIGQFLIDCKRFEEIVESKL; encoded by the exons ATGGCTCAA ACCTTTCGGGAGGTGCACATTCCGGTTCCGTTCGGGGAGATTCGCGGCAAGTGGTACGGTCCTACGAACGTTCGGCCGATTCTGTTCATCCACGGGTTCAACGACAACAGTGGTTCGTTTGATCGAGTGATTCCGTTGCTTCCGACCGCAGGAAGCTACCTGGCGATTGATTTGCCCGGTCACGGACTGTCCTCGTGGATGCCAAGCGGCACCGTTTACCGTCTGAATGATGCGGCCATCTGCATTCGACGGATCATGAAGATCTACGGCTGGTCCAAGGTATCTCTGGTAGGTCACTCTCTCGGAGCCATGATGTGCTACATCTTCATCGGACTGTACCCGGATAAGGTCGATCTGTTCGTAGCACTCGATGCGCTTCAAGCGTCCTTCCCGGAAGGGTTATACGCGAGATTGGCCTCTCACTTTGATCGTTCGATCGAGTACGATGACGCCAAGGGAAAGAAACCGACCGGATTGACCTATGACAAGATGCTAAGTAAGGCGCGATATCCAGCAGGCTCGACAATCCCGATAGAACTGTGTCATCACATACTGGACAGAAACATCCGCGAAAGTAGCGTCCTTCCGGGAACCTTCCATTACACTATCGACAGCCGCACCAAGCATCCGGACCTCTCCGGGTGGTCTCGGGAAACAAACCTGGAAACGGCCAGGGCAACCAAGTGCCCAGTGTTGGTGATCAAAGCTACGGATTCGCTCTATTACGGCGATGACGAGGAGTTCAAGCGACTTTTGGACGAGATGGGTAAGAATAATCCACTGACCCGGTTGGTGGCGATCGGAGGGCATCATTACGTGCATCTGGTCGATGCGGAGAGCGTGGCCAACGTAATTGgccaatttttgatcgattgtaAGCGATTTGAGGAAATTGTGGAGAGTAAGTTATAG